From Nycticebus coucang isolate mNycCou1 chromosome 6, mNycCou1.pri, whole genome shotgun sequence, the proteins below share one genomic window:
- the CKB gene encoding creatine kinase B-type has protein sequence MPFSNSHNALKLRFPAEDEFPDLSGHNNHMAKVLTPELYCELRAKSTPSGFTVDDVIQTGVDNPGHPFIMTVGCVAGDEESYDVFKDLFDPIIEDRHGGYKPGDEHKTDLNPGNLQGGDDLDPNYVLSSRVRTGRSIRGFCLPPHCSRGERRAIEKLAVEALSSLDGDLAGRYYALKSMTEAEQQQLIDDHFLFDKPVSPLLLASGMARDWPDARGIWHNDNKTFLVWINEEDHLRVISMQKGGNMKEVFTRFCNGLTQIETLFKSKNYEFMWNPHLGYILTCPSNLGTGLRAGVHIKLPHLGKHEKFPEVLKRLRLQKRGTGGVDTAAVGGVFDVSNADRLGFSEVELVQMVVDGVQLLIEMEQRLEQGQAIDDLMPAQK, from the exons ATGCCCTTCTCCAACAGCCACAACGCGCTCAAGCTGCGCTTCCCGGCGGAGGACGAGTTCCCCGACCTCAGCGGCCACAACAACCACATGGCCAAGGTGCTGACCCCCGAGCTGTACTGCGAGCTGCGCGCCAAGAGCACGCCGAGCGGCTTCACGGTGGACGACGTCATCCAGACCGGCGTGGACAACCCAG GCCACCCGTTCATCATGACCGTGGGCTGCGTGGCGGGTGACGAGGAGTCGTACGACGTGTTCAAGGATCTCTTCGACCCCATCATCGAGGATCGGCACGGAGGCTACAAGCCGGGCGACGAGCACAAGACCGACCTCAACCCCGGCAACCTGCAG GGCGGCGACGACCTGGACCCCAACTACGTGCTGAGCTCGCGGGTGCGCACCGGCCGCAGCATTCGCGGCTTCTGCCTCCCCCCGCACTGCAGCCGCGGGGAGCGCCGCGCCATCGAGAAGCTGGCGGTGGAAG cCCTGTCCAGCCTGGACGGCGACCTGGCCGGCAGGTACTACGCGCTCAAGAGCATGACCGAGGCGGAGCAGCAGCAACTCATCGATGACCACTTCCTTTTTGACAAGCCGGTGTCTCCCCTGCTACTGGCCTCGGGCATGGCCCGCGACTGGCCCGACGCCCGCGGCATCTG GCACAATGACAATAAGACCTTCCTGGTGTGGATCAACGAGGAGGACCACCTGCGGGTCATCTCCATGCAGAAGGGGGGCAACATGAAGGAGGTGTTCACCCGCTTCTGCAACGGCCTTACCCAG ATTGAAACTCTCTTCAAGTCCAAGAACTATGAATTCATGTGGAACCCTCACCTGGGCTACATCCTCACCTGCCCATCCAACCTGGGGACGGGGCTGAGGGCAGGTGTGCACATCAAGCTTCCCCACTTGGGCAAGCATGAGAagttcccagaggttctgaagcGGCTGCGGCTTCAGAAGCGAGGCACAG GTGGTGTGGACACGGCTGCTGTGGGTGGAGTCTTTGACGTCTCCAACGCAGACCGCCTGGGCTTCTCGGAGGTGGAGCTGGTACAGATGGTGGTAGACGGTGTGCAGCTGCTTATTGAGATGGAACAGCGGCTGGAGCAGGGCCAGGCCATCGACGACCTCATGCCTGCCCAGAAGTGA
- the TRMT61A gene encoding tRNA (adenine(58)-N(1))-methyltransferase catalytic subunit TRMT61A, which translates to MSFVAYEELIKEGDTAILSLGHGAMLAVRVQRGAQTQTRHGVLRHSVDLIGRPFGSKVTCGRGGWVYVLHPTPELWTLNLPHRTQILYSTDIALLTMMLELRPGSVVCESGTGSGSVSHAIIRTIAPTGHLHTVEFHQQRAEKAREEFQEHRVGRWVTVHTQDVCRSGFGVNREADAVFLDIPSPWEAVGHAWDALKVEGGRFCSFSPCIEQVQRTCQALVACGFTELSTLEVLPQVYNVRTVSLPLPDLGASTGPPAGPDASPFRSGTPMKEAVGHTGYLTFATKTPG; encoded by the exons ATGAGCTTCGTGGCATATGAGGAGCTGATTAAGGAAGGTGACACAGCTATCCTGTCACTGGGCCATGGTGCAATGTTGGCAGTGCGTGTGCAGCGTGGAGCACAGACCCAGACCCGGCACGGTGTACTGCGGCACTCAGTTGACCTCATCGGCCGCCCCTTTGGCTCCAAGGTGACTTGCGGCCGTGGTGGCTGGGTGTACGTGTTGCACCCCACACCTGAGCTCTGGACGCTGAACCTGCCACACCGCACGCAGATCCTATACTCCACTGACATTGCCCTTCTCACGATGATGTTGGAACTTCGTCCTGGCTCTGTGGTCTGCGAATCTG GCACCGGCAGTGGCTCTGTGTCCCACGCCATCATCCGCACCATTGCTCCCACGGGCCACCTGCACACAGTAGAGTTCCATCAGCAGCGGGCAGAGAAGGCTCGGGAGGAGTTCCAGGAGCATCGAGTGGGCCGCTGGGTGACCGTGCATACCCAGGATGTGTGCCGCAGTGGCTTTGGTGTGAACCGTGAGGCAGATGCTGTCTTCCTCGACATCCCGtcaccttgggaggctgtgggCCATGCCTGGGATGCCCTCAAGGTTGAAG GTGGGCGCTTCTGTTCCTTCTCACCGTGCATTGAGCAGGTACAGCGCACATGCCAGGCGCTGGTGGCCTGCGGCTTCACAGAACTGAGCACCCTGGAGGTGCTGCCTCAGGTCTACAATGTGCGCACCGTCAGCTTGCCTCTGCCTGACCTGGGAGCCAGCACAGGCCCCCCTGCTGGCCCTGATGCCAGCCCCTTCCGCAGTGGCACGCCCATGAAGGAAGCTGTGGGCCATACCGGATACCTGACATTTGCCACCAAGACCCCAGGCTAG